A genomic stretch from Mastacembelus armatus chromosome 7, fMasArm1.2, whole genome shotgun sequence includes:
- the LOC113145111 gene encoding uncharacterized protein LOC113145111 isoform X3: MKGILANFTIENIGTYTTVIVVFTYNILLDVDMGSRHEQWQKLQCILYMTLPFFTLIVLIICMDKTFRGVLRFICPCKCDELGRCRFYWLLVLRILKAVLVGLLWVITLLIDGDWYVCCKNNWTKQQSQLAYGFKWYHSDEEQVIIADLKSESKLYGFSTLFGVICLAAIMSVFDWRKCCKGCCKGKSDCCERETLYDRLIIEEEENVLKEILREKAKEELTKKIKEKFENGALGECFDVGSEIIKARPAGRISTTPGTCETARTSATPRTRETVEGIELGLLMTDTKPVSTVSEEDRR; the protein is encoded by the exons ATGAAAGGCATCCTGGCAAATTTTACCATTGAGAACATCGGCACCTACACCACAGTCATTGTGGTTTTTACTTACAATATTTTGCTGGATGTGGATATGGGAAGCAGACATGAACAGTGGCAAAAGCTTCAGTGTATTCTTTACATGACTTTACCCTTTTTTACTCTAATTGTCTTGATAATTTGTATGGACAAGACATTTCGGGGAGTTTTAAGATTTATATGTCCATGTAAATGTGATGAACTTGGCAGGTGCAGATTTTACTGGCTTTTAGTCCTTCGCATTCTTAAGGCAGTTTTAGTTGGTCTGCTGTGGGTTATAACTCTGTTGATCGATGGAGACTGGTATGTCTGCTGTAAGAACAATTGGACTAAACAACAGTCACAGTTGGCCTACGGATTCAAGTGGTACCACAGTGATGAGGAACAGGTGATCATTGCTGACCTGAAAAGTGAGTCAAAG ctgtatggcttctctaCACTCTTTGGTGTAATTTGTCTTGCAGCCataatgtcagtgtttgatTGGAGGAAATGCTGTAAAGGATGCTGTAAAGGAAAATCAGATTGTTGTGAAAGAGAAACTTTATATGACAGACTGATTatagaagaagaggaaaatgtaCTGAAAGAGATTTTGAgggaaaaagcaaaagaagagttgactaaaaaaataaaggaaaaatttGAAAATGGAGCTTTGGGAGAATGTTTTGATGTTGGTTCAGAGATAATCAAAGCAAGACCAGCAGGAAGAATATCTACCACACCAGGAACATGTGAAACAGCAAGAACATCTGCCACACCACGAACACGT